The DNA region GTGGCGTCCGGTCGTCAGGAGGGCGTGGGTACAGGCCTGCTGCAGCTGCTCGCGCGTCTTCGGATCGTCGATGCTGGGCATTGGCCAAATCCATCGCCGCGAGGATCCGGCGAGAGGCAGGATCCATTGGCTCGCGTGCTGATAGATAGCGTCATATCAATTTGGACGGAGAGATAACTTGTGGCGTCAGGGTTGCAGGAGAGGAATGGGTTCGCCCCATTCTCACGAATCGCAAGCGTCACCGGAATGCTAAGGCGTCCAACTTCGCTCCGCCATTTCTGGTCAGCGCCGCGGAGTCCGGAACCCGGGGCCGCGGACGCGCCCAGCCTCAATGGAAACTGCGGTTCTGGATTGCCAGCCTCCGGCGTGCCCTTTCGGGTTCGGGCTCGCCCGCGGCGCCCCGGAATGACGGGGTGGGTGCCGCGCACCGCCGCGAACGGCAGGGATGGCTTATCCCGAAGCCGCCGATCCGTTCTCGTTCGCCTCGGCTCGCTCCGGCACAGCGGACGCCGTATCCGCACCGGGTCCGCGCGTCCGCCGCGGCGTCACGCCGGATGCGTGTTGTGGATCTGGTCGAAATCGAGGGACGCGGTGTCGATCACGATCTGCGTCCGGCTGATGACCTCGAGCTTGCGCAGGATCTCGGAGACGTGGGCCTTCACGGTCGAGTCGCCGACCTGGAGCTCGTGGGCGATCTGCTTGTTGAGCTTGCCCTGGCGGATCATCATCAGCACCCGCAGCTGCTGCGGCGTCAGCCGGGCGAGGCGCTCCGGCAGCGGTGCCTTCTTGCTCCGCGGCGCGGGCGCGCTCGCCTCGGCCAGCCCCGGCGGCAGGAACAGCGCCCCGCTCATCACCTCGGTGATCGCCCGGGTGAGCGTCGCCTTGTCCATGGCCTTCGGCACGAAGCCGGCCGCGCCGTGCTGCAGGGCCTCGCGGACGATGCGCGGATCCTCGTGGCCGGAGACGATCAGGATCGGGATCCGCGGGAAGCTCGCCCGGATCGTGATCAGCCCGTCGAAGCCGGTGACGCCCCGCATCGACAGGTCGAGGAGCGTCAGGTCGATGCTGCGATTGGCCGCCAGCACCGCGCAGGCCGCCTCGATCCCGTCGGCCTCGTGCAGGACCGCGTCGGGATGCGCGAGGCGGATCGTGGCCGCCAGGGCGTCGCGGAACAGCGGGTGGTCGTCGACGATCAGGAGATGCACGGAGACCTCGGTCCTTCGCTCGAGATCCTCACAGGATCCGCCGAATACGCGGGCGGGAGGTCCGAAGGTGATCGATGCGGCCCCGGGGCGCAAGCGGGTGTTGAGACGACCGCCCTGCCCCGGAGCCTGAGCGTGCCGGCCCGCGGAGGGCCGGCACGCTGTCGGTTGAGCGCCTTCAGCGCGACGCCACCGTCTTCGGCAGCTTGAACGCCCAGAAGCTGCCGCCCTGGTTGATGCCGGCGGTGGACTTGGCGACCTCGCCGCCCCAGAGCGGCACCGCGCCGCCCCAGCCGGCCGCGACGCCGACCCACTGCTCGCCGTCCTGCTCCCAGGTGATCGGCGACGAGACCACGCCGGTGCCGACCTGGAACTTCCAGACCTCCTCGCCGGTCTTGGCGTCGAAGGCCTTCAGGAAGCCCTCCGGCGTGCCGGTGAAGACGAGGTTGCCCGCTGTGGTGAGCACGCCGGCCCAGAGCGGGGCCTTGTTCTTGTACTCCCACACGACCTTGCCGGAG from Methylobacterium sp. NMS14P includes:
- a CDS encoding response regulator, which codes for MHLLIVDDHPLFRDALAATIRLAHPDAVLHEADGIEAACAVLAANRSIDLTLLDLSMRGVTGFDGLITIRASFPRIPILIVSGHEDPRIVREALQHGAAGFVPKAMDKATLTRAITEVMSGALFLPPGLAEASAPAPRSKKAPLPERLARLTPQQLRVLMMIRQGKLNKQIAHELQVGDSTVKAHVSEILRKLEVISRTQIVIDTASLDFDQIHNTHPA